In the genome of Mycoplasmopsis pulmonis, one region contains:
- the rpsG gene encoding 30S ribosomal protein S7 has translation MSRKHKAPIRTVLADPVFNMVVVTKLVNTIMLDGKKSIAQNIVYSAFDIIKEKTGREPYEVFQEALNNITPLLEIRTRRIGGSNYQVPTEVSKRRQQTLSLRWLTNYARLRNEKTMDLRLANEIIDASNKTGGAIKKREDTHKMAEANRAFAHFRW, from the coding sequence ATGTCAAGAAAACACAAAGCGCCTATTAGAACAGTTTTGGCAGATCCAGTTTTTAACATGGTTGTAGTTACCAAATTGGTAAATACAATTATGCTTGATGGTAAAAAATCAATTGCTCAAAACATAGTTTATTCGGCTTTTGATATTATTAAAGAAAAAACCGGAAGAGAGCCATATGAAGTTTTTCAAGAAGCTCTAAATAACATCACTCCATTGCTTGAAATTAGAACAAGAAGAATTGGTGGATCAAACTACCAAGTTCCAACTGAAGTTTCAAAAAGAAGACAGCAAACTTTATCACTAAGATGACTTACAAACTATGCAAGACTAAGAAATGAAAAAACTATGGATTTAAGACTTGCAAATGAAATTATTGATGCATCAAATAAAACTGGTGGAGCAATTAAAAAACGAGAGGATACACATAAAATGGCAGAGGCCAATAGAGCTTTTGCACACTTTAGGTGATAA
- the fusA gene encoding elongation factor G, whose protein sequence is MSREYDLKDYRNIGIMAHIDAGKTTTTERILFHTGKIHKIGETHDGGSQMDFMAQEKERGITITSAATTAFWRGKRINIIDTPGHVDFTVEVERSLRVLDGAVAVLDAQSGVEPQTETVWRQATNYKVPRIVFVNKMDKAGANLEESIKSVKTRLNGNAVAIQLNMGSESDYRGHIDLVEMKAWEFDGKPEENGKEIEIPAEYLEAAQIERSKLIEAVSSFDDEVMMLALEEQEIPVDLLKSAIRKATLTSEFFPVVCGTAFKNKGVKAMIDAVVDYLPSPLDVPAIKGYFQEKEVLVTASDENDFSALAFKIMNDPFVGSLTFFRVYSGILSKGSYVYNTTKDKKERIGRILQMHANSREEIDEVRTGDIAAAVGLKDTTTGDTIVGDKSKHIILEKMVFPEPVISQALEPESKAATEKLSLGLQKLAAEDPTFRTFTDTETGQTIIAGMGELHLDIIVDRLRREFGVQVKVGAPQVSYRETITAKADVEGKYIKQSGGKGQYGHVWITFEPNPNNGFEFVDKIVGGKIPKEYIKTIQKGLEEKMASGILAGYPMIDLKATLFDGSYHEVDSSEMAYKIAASMALTKAKDLIKTVLLEPIMDVSVVFPKEYYGDVVGDLSRRRGQIINDETRSDGASVIKSHVPLSEMFGYATDLRSMTKGRGTYQMHFDHYERTPRNIADEIIKKRNIKN, encoded by the coding sequence ATGAGTAGAGAATACGATTTAAAAGACTATCGAAACATCGGTATTATGGCTCATATTGATGCTGGTAAAACCACAACTACAGAAAGAATTTTGTTCCACACAGGTAAAATCCATAAAATAGGTGAAACTCATGATGGAGGTTCACAAATGGATTTTATGGCTCAAGAAAAAGAGCGTGGAATTACAATAACCTCAGCTGCTACAACAGCTTTTTGAAGAGGTAAAAGAATTAATATTATAGATACCCCAGGACACGTTGACTTTACAGTCGAAGTTGAAAGATCACTAAGAGTTCTTGATGGAGCGGTTGCTGTTTTAGATGCTCAATCAGGAGTTGAGCCTCAAACTGAAACTGTTTGAAGACAAGCTACTAACTACAAAGTTCCGAGAATTGTTTTTGTTAACAAAATGGACAAAGCAGGAGCTAATTTAGAAGAGTCAATCAAAAGTGTTAAAACAAGATTAAACGGAAATGCAGTTGCTATCCAACTTAATATGGGTAGTGAATCTGATTATCGCGGACACATTGATTTAGTTGAAATGAAAGCTTGAGAATTTGATGGAAAACCTGAAGAAAATGGTAAAGAAATTGAAATTCCAGCTGAATATTTAGAAGCTGCACAAATTGAAAGAAGTAAATTAATTGAAGCTGTATCATCTTTTGATGATGAAGTTATGATGCTTGCTTTAGAAGAGCAAGAAATTCCAGTTGATCTTTTAAAATCAGCAATTAGAAAAGCTACTTTAACATCTGAGTTTTTCCCAGTTGTTTGTGGAACTGCTTTTAAAAACAAAGGTGTAAAAGCAATGATTGATGCAGTTGTTGATTATCTACCTTCTCCACTTGATGTTCCTGCTATTAAAGGATATTTCCAAGAAAAAGAAGTTTTAGTTACAGCTAGTGATGAAAATGATTTTTCAGCTTTAGCTTTTAAAATTATGAATGATCCTTTTGTTGGTTCATTGACATTCTTTAGAGTTTATTCAGGAATTTTATCAAAAGGAAGCTATGTTTACAATACAACTAAAGATAAAAAAGAGCGTATTGGTAGAATTTTACAAATGCATGCTAACTCTCGTGAAGAAATCGATGAAGTTAGAACAGGTGATATAGCAGCTGCAGTTGGTCTAAAAGATACCACTACAGGAGATACCATTGTTGGTGATAAATCAAAACACATTATCTTAGAAAAAATGGTTTTTCCAGAGCCAGTTATTTCTCAGGCTCTTGAACCTGAATCAAAAGCAGCTACTGAAAAACTTTCTCTAGGACTACAAAAACTAGCAGCTGAAGATCCTACTTTTAGAACCTTTACAGACACTGAAACAGGACAGACCATTATAGCTGGTATGGGTGAGCTTCACCTTGATATTATTGTTGATAGACTAAGAAGAGAATTTGGTGTTCAAGTTAAAGTTGGAGCTCCTCAAGTTTCTTATAGAGAAACAATTACAGCAAAAGCTGATGTTGAAGGAAAATACATCAAACAATCTGGTGGTAAAGGTCAATATGGACATGTTTGAATTACTTTTGAACCAAATCCAAACAATGGTTTTGAATTTGTTGACAAAATTGTTGGTGGAAAAATTCCTAAAGAATACATCAAAACTATCCAAAAAGGTCTTGAAGAAAAAATGGCTTCAGGGATTTTGGCCGGTTATCCAATGATTGATTTAAAAGCTACTTTATTTGATGGTTCTTACCATGAAGTTGACTCCTCTGAAATGGCTTATAAAATAGCAGCTTCTATGGCTCTAACAAAAGCTAAAGATCTTATAAAAACTGTTTTACTTGAGCCTATTATGGATGTTTCAGTTGTTTTCCCTAAAGAATACTATGGAGATGTTGTTGGTGATCTTTCAAGAAGAAGAGGACAAATCATCAATGATGAAACTAGATCTGATGGAGCTAGTGTTATTAAATCACATGTTCCTTTAAGTGAAATGTTTGGTTATGCAACTGATCTTCGTTCTATGACTAAAGGAAGAGGAACTTACCAAATGCACTTTGATCACTATGAAAGAACTCCAAGAAACATAGCTGATGAAATCATTAAAAAAAGAAACATTAAAAACTAA
- a CDS encoding ABC transporter ATP-binding protein produces MNNINTTLIEGRKSHSKFHISLKNVDKNYGDKKILDDVNLSIKKGEFVTLLGPSGSGKTTILRLIGGFEWTTRGEILFDGLDIKDLSPHKRETSTIFQDYALFQHLSVTGNIKYGLKLKRYPKDPSSIDPGIYKNLEKKKKEWEKFAKSKMKQLDKTQEEYEKILKSKNLSRGKRQKYQSWLDDSDFKYSYWETYVVNKVEQFEKHHLTRKITKDEINEEITKMIKLVGLEGSENKKISELSGGMKQRVALARSLVIEPEILLLDEPLSALDAKIRTKMQRLLIELQKKIGITFIFVTHDQDEALELSDRIAVIRDGKIEQFDTPKQIYDYPINKWVANFIGEANFFDVRFVEKNKALLLGKHIPTIHTEFEEGQKLDGLIRPEDIDISLEKGHFEGVVEKIIYKGSYYFISVNVEGKIIEVETNDYFEVGKKVWITWDLDALHLMAKDHKGFMANDF; encoded by the coding sequence ATGAATAACATTAATACCACATTAATTGAAGGTAGAAAATCTCACTCGAAATTCCATATAAGTTTAAAAAACGTTGATAAAAATTATGGAGACAAAAAAATACTCGATGATGTTAATCTAAGTATTAAAAAAGGCGAATTTGTTACTTTACTTGGTCCATCGGGTTCAGGAAAAACAACTATTTTACGTCTAATAGGCGGTTTTGAATGAACAACTAGAGGAGAAATTCTTTTTGATGGCCTTGACATCAAAGACCTTTCACCACACAAAAGAGAAACTTCAACTATTTTCCAGGACTATGCTCTTTTTCAACATCTTAGTGTAACTGGAAATATTAAATATGGCCTAAAGCTAAAAAGATATCCAAAAGATCCTTCTAGCATAGATCCAGGAATTTATAAAAATCTAGAAAAAAAGAAAAAAGAATGAGAAAAATTTGCCAAAAGCAAAATGAAACAACTAGATAAAACTCAAGAAGAATATGAAAAAATTTTAAAATCAAAAAATCTCTCTCGTGGCAAAAGACAAAAATACCAAAGTTGATTAGATGACTCTGATTTTAAATATTCTTATTGAGAAACTTATGTTGTTAACAAAGTTGAACAATTTGAAAAACATCATTTAACTAGAAAAATTACTAAAGATGAAATCAATGAAGAAATAACTAAAATGATTAAGCTAGTTGGACTAGAGGGCTCTGAAAATAAAAAAATTTCAGAGCTTTCAGGAGGAATGAAACAAAGAGTAGCTCTTGCTAGATCTTTAGTTATTGAACCTGAAATTTTACTTTTAGATGAGCCTCTTTCTGCTTTGGATGCCAAAATTAGAACCAAAATGCAAAGACTTTTAATTGAACTACAAAAGAAAATTGGAATCACCTTTATTTTTGTTACCCATGATCAAGATGAAGCTTTAGAGCTCTCAGATAGAATTGCCGTTATTAGAGATGGAAAAATCGAGCAATTTGACACACCAAAACAAATCTATGACTATCCAATTAACAAATGAGTTGCCAATTTTATTGGTGAGGCTAATTTCTTTGATGTTAGATTTGTTGAAAAAAATAAAGCTTTACTTTTAGGAAAACACATTCCAACAATCCATACTGAATTTGAAGAGGGACAAAAATTAGATGGCCTTATTAGACCAGAGGACATTGACATTTCTTTAGAAAAAGGACACTTTGAAGGGGTTGTTGAAAAAATAATTTATAAAGGTTCATATTACTTTATTAGCGTTAATGTAGAGGGTAAAATAATTGAAGTTGAAACTAATGACTACTTTGAAGTAGGTAAAAAAGTTTGAATAACTTGAGACTTAGATGCACTTCATTTAATGGCAAAAGATCACAAAGGATTTATGGCCAATGATTTCTAA
- a CDS encoding IS3-like element IS1138B family transposase has product MKQLKPEQWKKWFSLYEEFYDGKINIKKYIFLVNKNIGKDWKNTYVKSWFFKKYSAFQKDEQSLISQTGKSTANKKNNGRPPKRKEVNEYTREELEEIVKIYRIIFDDISEKEIRKKIKEHKDKEKILTKISWKEFLFSKSTYYSWKKPKLAEPKKDQEIEEIIRKSFHENKGIFGRKRLEIYIQNKYKRYINYRKIGRILLKLNLFCKIRRAKRKNEIKNLNTKYQNLIQRDYNGKFNNIVATDVTYIPSPKDAINNHVYLSIAIHHQSKKIINWNLSKRNDVKLVLDHISKIKFDKEWIIHSDHGSQYSSNQYSEIIKENNGIISMSRIANSLDNREAEYFFSNIKSECLNDLKISKLSFKELQEIIQNYIDWYNNERLQSILEWKTPQQSWDVLSVF; this is encoded by the coding sequence ATGAAACAACTAAAACCAGAACAATGAAAGAAATGATTTTCATTATATGAAGAATTTTATGATGGAAAAATTAATATAAAAAAATATATATTTTTAGTAAACAAAAATATTGGTAAAGATTGAAAAAATACATATGTAAAATCTTGATTTTTCAAAAAATATTCTGCTTTTCAAAAAGATGAACAATCTTTAATTTCACAAACTGGCAAATCTACAGCTAACAAAAAAAATAACGGTAGACCACCAAAAAGAAAAGAAGTTAATGAATATACAAGAGAAGAATTAGAAGAGATTGTTAAAATTTATAGAATAATTTTTGATGACATTAGTGAAAAAGAAATTCGAAAAAAAATTAAAGAACATAAAGATAAAGAAAAAATATTAACTAAAATTTCATGAAAAGAATTTCTCTTTTCAAAATCAACATATTATTCTTGAAAAAAACCTAAACTTGCAGAGCCGAAAAAAGATCAAGAAATTGAAGAAATTATTAGAAAATCATTTCATGAAAACAAAGGTATATTTGGTAGAAAAAGATTAGAAATTTATATTCAAAATAAATATAAAAGGTATATAAACTATCGAAAAATAGGTAGAATTTTGCTTAAATTAAATCTTTTTTGCAAAATTAGAAGAGCAAAAAGAAAAAATGAAATTAAAAATCTTAATACTAAATATCAAAATCTAATTCAAAGAGACTACAATGGCAAATTTAACAACATAGTTGCCACTGATGTAACTTATATTCCAAGCCCCAAAGATGCAATTAACAATCATGTTTATTTATCGATTGCAATTCATCATCAAAGCAAGAAAATAATTAATTGAAATCTAAGTAAAAGAAATGATGTTAAGTTAGTTTTAGATCATATTTCTAAAATCAAATTTGATAAAGAGTGAATAATTCACTCAGATCATGGAAGTCAATATTCATCAAATCAGTATAGTGAAATTATTAAAGAAAACAATGGGATAATTTCAATGAGTAGAATCGCAAATTCACTTGATAATCGAGAAGCAGAATATTTCTTTTCAAATATCAAAAGTGAGTGCTTAAATGATCTAAAAATTTCAAAATTATCATTCAAAGAATTGCAAGAAATTATTCAAAATTATATTGACTGATACAATAATGAAAGATTACAATCAATCTTAGAATGAAAAACACCTCAACAAAGCTGAGATGTTCTAAGTGTTTTTTAA
- a CDS encoding restriction endonuclease subunit S — translation MTIYKLGEIAKIVGGNSKFTEKYILNNQGIYSVISSKTSNNGIYGCINTFQYEKGITISKDGVYAGTIFYQEKPFSITSHAFYLEITNKNVLEKYLFYFLKNKQEHIQSITYGSTRDSLTKTDFSDFVVSIPSLETQSAIIKIIEPKEDLFFRHKNLVRIDSEENTKKDLSILIKIIEPLEKQINAFDELILSEQKSLQHYLNYFFGKFYQIEPSLFHDYKLEKIAKIRRGKIINSFDLKENPGDYPVISSNTKNNGIFGYLNSYMYDGEYITISADGAYAGTVFLNNGKFSITNVCFILLLNDKVNLLTKFLFYYLKKNENIIQKKSIVGSSRPSVREYALSEIAIKIPSLEIQSAILGIIEPLHKKINLLKQKKKLLEKRFVYYQNHLIKEKIKDE, via the coding sequence ATGACAATTTATAAACTTGGTGAAATAGCAAAAATAGTTGGAGGAAATTCTAAATTTACAGAAAAATATATTTTAAATAATCAAGGAATTTATTCTGTTATATCTTCAAAAACATCAAACAATGGAATATATGGTTGTATCAATACTTTTCAATATGAAAAAGGTATCACTATTTCAAAGGATGGTGTATATGCTGGAACAATTTTCTATCAAGAAAAACCATTTTCAATAACTTCTCATGCATTTTATCTAGAAATTACAAATAAAAATGTGTTAGAAAAATACCTTTTTTACTTTTTAAAAAACAAACAAGAACATATTCAAAGTATTACATATGGTAGTACAAGAGATAGTTTAACAAAGACTGATTTTTCTGATTTTGTTGTATCTATTCCTTCTTTAGAAACTCAAAGTGCAATAATTAAGATTATTGAACCTAAAGAAGATTTATTTTTTAGGCATAAAAATCTTGTAAGAATTGATAGTGAAGAAAATACAAAAAAAGATTTAAGTATATTAATTAAAATTATTGAACCTTTAGAAAAACAAATAAATGCATTTGATGAATTGATTTTGAGTGAGCAAAAAAGTCTTCAACATTATTTGAATTATTTTTTTGGAAAATTCTATCAAATTGAACCTTCATTGTTTCATGATTATAAACTCGAAAAGATTGCAAAAATAAGAAGAGGTAAGATAATAAATTCATTTGACCTAAAAGAAAATCCTGGAGATTATCCTGTAATTTCATCAAATACAAAAAATAATGGAATTTTTGGTTATTTAAATTCCTATATGTATGATGGTGAGTATATAACTATAAGTGCAGATGGTGCATATGCTGGAACTGTGTTTTTGAATAATGGAAAATTTTCTATAACTAATGTGTGTTTCATTTTGTTGCTAAATGACAAAGTAAACCTTCTTACAAAATTTCTCTTTTATTATTTGAAAAAGAATGAAAATATCATACAAAAAAAATCAATAGTAGGTTCTTCAAGACCATCAGTTAGAGAATATGCTCTCTCAGAAATAGCTATCAAAATACCTTCTCTAGAAATCCAAAGTGCAATATTAGGTATTATTGAACCATTGCATAAAAAAATTAATCTTTTAAAACAAAAGAAAAAATTGCTTGAAAAAAGATTTGTATATTATCAAAATCACTTAATCAAGGAGAAAATCAAAGATGAGTAG
- the rpsL gene encoding 30S ribosomal protein S12, which translates to MPTINQLVTKGRKRKASKTKSPALNQSYNSLHKKYKKLSAPFKRGVCTRVATMTPKKPNSALRKYARVKLSNGMEVTAYIPGEGHNLQEHSVVLIKGASVKDLPGVRYSIIRGTQDAAGVNKRNQARSRYGAKKAKK; encoded by the coding sequence ATGCCAACAATTAACCAATTAGTTACTAAGGGAAGAAAGAGAAAAGCTTCAAAAACTAAATCTCCTGCTTTAAATCAAAGTTACAATTCTTTACACAAAAAGTATAAAAAACTTTCAGCACCTTTTAAAAGAGGTGTATGTACAAGGGTTGCAACAATGACACCTAAAAAACCTAACTCAGCTCTAAGAAAATATGCAAGGGTTAAACTTTCAAATGGAATGGAAGTAACAGCTTATATTCCAGGAGAGGGTCACAACTTACAAGAGCACTCTGTTGTATTAATTAAAGGTGCTTCAGTAAAGGATTTACCTGGGGTTAGATATTCAATTATCCGTGGTACTCAAGATGCAGCTGGTGTTAATAAAAGAAACCAAGCTCGAAGCCGTTATGGTGCAAAAAAAGCTAAAAAATAA
- a CDS encoding HsdR family type I site-specific deoxyribonuclease, translating to MSRNELLYEKEFVDDLVKNQKYVKLDIKNEEKIFELILENISRLNNIELTEQNILDIRRELLSNNSASSYRFAQYLWGFDTVKIYKNDGPKKIRLKFVDWENWANNEFYVLQQFPTRDAKNNMGKRFDSLILINGFPLILFEFKDKSENINKAINQIDESYRGSVLNKGIFRFIQILIGSNFEEVKFLANNKRTNNNKILSFKWTSENGGSSKELIKDFLNKNALEEYLKNYVVFQRSKDDEKIILLRPYQQRAIKKAINFVEKQLKTNLDAKHNLNNAYIWHTTGSGKTLTSYKIAEILSKNSDIDHVVFLVDRNDLNDQTSQTFQKLMSSSKNEKIDFLNQDTSKDLYEIFLKKEKLIITTIQKLNNVLSSYKNEKIEFLTNKKFVFIIDECHRSNAGLMGKRIKDYLNNSIIIGFSGTPIFEENNDRETQKIFGNEIDSYNMKDAILDKNVLGFKVVNYYQETPIFRENNNSNLGKIKSIISVIKSKHLDFTNNRNYNSIIAFDTIQDALTFYDEFYKMDVGDIFATPIFSSYSNEEKNEKFFNLKEHKEKILKRYEEKFNTSFKVEDFDKYVNDVQWRFKEYNSENNSIDIVIVVDMLLTGFDSPRTNTLYINKELKNHNLIQAFSRTNRLSDYLKKRGIIVNFSLEEQSINDAFKIYANSSDKEIQQLVYGEKYEQVVEDFINFWNSLKISFSNIYDEKNNEIFRNISLENKKKYLKNLSQVSNIFSSLKTFKEYGKNEKISDFSLEQLNQYQKWANEIKKNLSTNEKEKISYEVLNSIDISNIKFAYKEMIIDEIYLENLLFFNKKISKYPNNRLTYEDTLSEIDKHIQLIKNNYNQGKINQKEYEIFLLLVQKWKNEIKNFFIKKDKSLDEKEFIDYGKRILKSVFQKVKNQIEAMWLEKILKEYHGINNDQIRKDWKKRINDKDLDDIEKSEFIKKWSRRSKEVDKDIIDKLSIEYKESIEAFLDFEIKMNKIIESKI from the coding sequence ATGAGTAGAAATGAACTTCTTTATGAAAAAGAATTTGTAGATGACTTGGTTAAAAATCAAAAATATGTAAAATTAGATATTAAAAATGAAGAGAAAATATTTGAATTAATTTTGGAAAATATAAGTAGACTCAATAACATAGAATTAACTGAACAAAATATTTTGGATATAAGAAGAGAATTACTTTCAAACAATTCTGCATCTTCTTATCGATTTGCTCAGTATTTATGAGGTTTTGATACTGTTAAAATTTATAAAAATGATGGTCCAAAAAAAATACGCCTAAAGTTCGTTGATTGAGAAAATTGAGCTAATAATGAATTCTATGTTTTGCAACAATTTCCTACAAGAGATGCAAAAAACAACATGGGTAAAAGATTTGATTCGCTGATCTTAATCAATGGATTTCCCTTAATACTTTTTGAATTTAAAGACAAAAGTGAAAATATTAATAAAGCAATAAATCAAATAGATGAATCATATAGAGGTAGTGTTTTAAATAAAGGTATTTTTAGATTTATTCAAATTTTGATAGGTTCAAATTTTGAAGAAGTTAAGTTTCTAGCAAATAACAAAAGAACAAATAATAATAAGATTCTTTCATTCAAATGAACTTCCGAAAATGGTGGTTCTTCAAAAGAGCTCATAAAAGATTTTTTAAACAAAAATGCTTTAGAAGAATATCTAAAAAATTATGTAGTTTTTCAAAGATCAAAAGATGATGAAAAAATTATTTTACTTAGACCATATCAACAAAGGGCAATCAAAAAAGCAATTAACTTTGTTGAAAAACAACTAAAAACTAATTTAGATGCTAAGCATAATTTAAACAATGCATATATATGGCATACAACAGGAAGTGGTAAAACTTTAACTTCATATAAAATAGCTGAAATATTATCTAAAAATAGTGATATTGATCATGTTGTTTTTTTAGTTGATCGTAATGATTTAAATGATCAAACATCTCAAACATTTCAAAAACTTATGTCAAGTTCTAAAAATGAAAAAATTGATTTTTTAAATCAAGACACTTCAAAGGACTTATATGAGATTTTTCTTAAAAAAGAAAAATTAATTATAACTACTATTCAGAAATTAAATAATGTTTTATCTTCTTATAAAAATGAAAAAATTGAATTTTTAACTAATAAAAAATTTGTTTTTATTATTGATGAGTGTCATCGTTCTAATGCTGGGTTAATGGGAAAAAGAATTAAAGATTATTTGAATAATAGCATCATTATAGGTTTTTCAGGAACTCCAATATTTGAAGAAAATAATGATAGAGAAACTCAAAAAATCTTCGGAAATGAAATTGACTCATATAACATGAAAGATGCAATTTTAGATAAAAATGTTCTTGGATTTAAAGTAGTTAATTACTACCAAGAAACACCAATTTTTCGAGAAAATAACAATTCTAATCTAGGAAAAATTAAGTCAATAATTAGTGTTATCAAAAGCAAACATTTAGATTTTACAAATAATAGAAACTACAATTCAATAATAGCTTTTGATACAATCCAAGATGCCTTGACTTTCTATGATGAATTTTATAAAATGGATGTTGGCGATATTTTTGCAACTCCAATATTTAGTAGCTATTCAAATGAAGAAAAAAATGAAAAGTTTTTCAATTTAAAAGAACATAAAGAAAAAATTTTAAAAAGATATGAAGAAAAATTTAATACTTCCTTTAAAGTTGAAGATTTTGACAAATATGTCAATGATGTTCAATGACGTTTTAAAGAATATAATAGTGAAAATAATAGCATTGATATAGTTATTGTAGTCGATATGTTATTAACAGGTTTTGACTCACCAAGAACCAACACTTTATATATAAACAAAGAATTAAAAAATCATAATTTAATTCAAGCTTTTTCTAGAACAAATAGATTAAGTGATTATTTAAAAAAGCGTGGAATAATTGTTAATTTTTCTCTTGAAGAACAATCAATCAATGATGCTTTTAAAATATATGCAAATAGTAGTGATAAAGAAATACAACAACTTGTTTATGGAGAAAAATATGAACAGGTAGTTGAAGATTTTATTAATTTTTGAAATAGTTTAAAAATCTCTTTTTCTAATATTTATGATGAGAAAAATAATGAGATTTTTAGAAATATTTCTTTAGAAAATAAGAAAAAATATTTAAAAAATCTTAGTCAAGTTTCAAATATTTTTTCTTCATTAAAAACTTTTAAAGAATATGGAAAAAATGAAAAAATTTCAGATTTTTCTTTGGAACAATTAAATCAATATCAAAAATGAGCAAATGAGATCAAAAAAAATTTATCTACTAATGAAAAAGAAAAAATAAGTTATGAAGTTTTAAACTCAATTGATATTAGCAATATTAAATTTGCTTATAAAGAAATGATAATTGATGAAATATATTTGGAAAATTTATTATTCTTTAATAAAAAAATTAGTAAATACCCAAATAATAGATTAACTTATGAAGATACATTAAGTGAAATAGATAAACATATTCAATTGATAAAAAATAATTACAATCAAGGAAAAATTAATCAAAAAGAATATGAAATATTCTTACTTTTAGTACAAAAATGAAAAAATGAAATAAAAAACTTTTTTATCAAAAAAGATAAATCCTTAGATGAAAAAGAATTTATAGATTATGGAAAAAGGATTTTGAAAAGTGTTTTTCAAAAAGTTAAAAACCAAATAGAAGCCATGTGACTTGAAAAAATTCTTAAAGAATATCATGGAATTAATAATGATCAAATACGCAAAGATTGAAAAAAAAGAATAAACGATAAAGATCTAGATGATATTGAAAAATCTGAATTTATAAAAAAATGATCAAGAAGATCTAAAGAAGTTGATAAGGATATTATTGATAAATTGTCCATTGAATATAAAGAAAGCATTGAGGCCTTTTTAGACTTTGAAATAAAAATGAATAAAATTATAGAAAGCAAAATTTAA